A stretch of DNA from Rutidosis leptorrhynchoides isolate AG116_Rl617_1_P2 unplaced genomic scaffold, CSIRO_AGI_Rlap_v1 contig297, whole genome shotgun sequence:
aaatatatttttattttagtgGACCCCACCACAAGGAAAAAAACTGTGACGTGGCAGTCACATCAATTGCATTTGCCCTTCTCCTTCTCTATATACATATATCCACACACACACTCAACAGAGTCTCACTCACTCACTCAGATCTGCTCACAATCAAACTAtcagtttagagagagaaaggggtgatttctagagagagagaacaCAAAGAGAGAGATGGGAGAGAGAGTTTCAGGCACCGTTAAGTGGTTCAGTGACCAAAAGGGGTTTGGTTTCATTACCCCCAAAGATGGCGGTGAGGACATCTTCGTCCACCAGAGTGCTATCCGATCCGACGGATTCCGTTGCCTTTCTGAGAACGAAGAGGTCGAGTACGTCGTTGGAACTGATGGCGGCCGTGCTAAGGCTGTTGATGTTTCTGGACCTAACGGCGAATCCATTCAAGGCCGTTCCAGTGGTGGAGGAGGCGGCGGAGGCCGTGGAAGAGGAAGGGGTGGTGGTGGTTATGGTGGAGGAGGGTATGGAGGTGGAGGCTACggaggtagtggtggtggtggataTGGAGGAGGCGGCGGCGGCGGTTCTGGATGTTTCAAGTGTGGTGAGGAAGGACATATGGCGAGGGATTGCTCACAAGGTGGTGGTGGCGGCTATGGAGGAGGCGGTGGTGGATATGGTGGAGGAGGCGGTGGAcatggaggtggtggtggtggaaggTACGGAGGAGGTGGCGGCGGTGGAAGCTGCTATAACTGTGGTGGTGCTGGGGCATTTTGCAAGGGATTGCTCTCAGAGCAGGGCTTAATTGTCTCTAGGGTTTGCTTGTTCGTTTTACTATCGTCTGTTTGGCTGGTTTCTCTTTTCAATTAGGGTTTTTATGGATCTGGGTCTTTCGATTATGGTCTCTATAGTAGTGTCTGTCTGTCGTTTTCATTTTAAATTTTCTGGGTTCAAGTTGTGATCACCTTTTGTTGATGCATCATCGGTGATGGGTCTGGTCTTTCTGGGTTTTCTTAGGATTTTACAGTAGAGAGAAGAAGAAGTATGATGATGAAATCGATAATCAAAAATATTGTCTCTGAACAATTTGTTGAATAGAAGAAGTGCCTCTCACTGTTTTAATTTTCCGATGATGGTTGAATTGATTCCGATCTTTGATTGCTACTATAAGCTTGAAAATCATTATATCGTTCATTAAATGTTACTAGTTGTAATTATGAACCCCTTAATTAAGATTTATAATATAAACCCAGATATCGTGCTCTGATCCAGGAGGTTTATAAATTTGAAAATCTatttatttcaagttattatagaACAATTCCCTTTTCGTCTTGATCTGTCCGATATCTAAATCCTAGAGTAAAAATCGTTTGCATTTGTTAAGATTACTGAGACTGATTCAAAGCTGGGACAATTATCAATTGTGGGTTAATATTGAAATCGAATGTGATTCTGAGCAATTGATTTTC
This window harbors:
- the LOC139882664 gene encoding LOW QUALITY PROTEIN: cold shock protein 2-like (The sequence of the model RefSeq protein was modified relative to this genomic sequence to represent the inferred CDS: deleted 1 base in 1 codon) — protein: MGERVSGTVKWFSDQKGFGFITPKDGGEDIFVHQSAIRSDGFRCLSENEEVEYVVGTDGGRAKAVDVSGPNGESIQGRSSGGGGGGGRGRGRGGGGYGGGGYGGGGYGGSGGGGYGGGGGGGSGCFKCGEEGHMARDCSQGGGGGYGGGGGGYGGGGGGHGGGGGGRYGGGGGGGSCYNCGGAGHFARDCSQSRA